CGATGAGCTCGACGCCGAGGATGCCGACCTCGCCGCCGTGGTCACCGAAGTGCCCAAGGGCGCGAGCCGCGTCCTCTCGGCCCTCGAGGCCACCGAGGGCGTCGAGACGCTCATCGAGCGGTACATGCACAAGGCGCGTCGCGTCACCGAGGACGTCACCGCGGCGATCGACAGTGCGGAGGGTGTCACCAACATCCGCTGGCTCGCCGTCCTGGGTTCCCCGGCCGACGCCGTGCCGCAGGTGCTCGATGATGTCGATCCGCCCACCGCGACCGTCGTCGCGACCGACGCCGACGCGGCGGAGGCGGCGCGCGCGGTGCTCCACGCCATCGGTCACGGCGACGAGGCGATGGCGCGCGTGAGCGACGGCGAGGTGGCGGCCAACACCGCGCTCGTCGTCGTGCTGGGCGTCCCCACGGGAACGGTCTGGGCCCAGGTCCTCGCCGCCAAGCCGGCGCAGGTCGTCTGCATCATCGCGCCGCGCCAGCGGGCCTCGCTCCAGCGGCTCGCCGGCGAGCAGCCGGTGCTGCCGTTCGTCCCGCGGTCGGCCGTGCTCAAGGCGCGGGCGGCCGAGGCGCGGGCGCGCACCGAGTTGCGTGACGTCCTCGTGAACGGGATCCCCTCGCGCGAGGTGCTCGCCCTCGAGCCGCTCATCAGCGAGTTCGATGGCCTCGAGATCGCCGCGGCGGCGCTGCGACTGCTCGAGAAGGCCCGCGCGGCGCAGGACGAGGCGGTGCGCACGGCCGAGGGCCGCGTGCGCGCGCTGATGAAGGAACAGCAGGCGGCCGAGCAGGCCGAGTCGCGTGGCGGCGACCGTGACGAGCGCGGTCCGCGCAGCTTCGCGCCGCGCGGTGACAAGCCGCGTGGGTTCGCCCCGCGTGGGGACAAGCCGCGTGGGTTCGCCCCGCGGGGTGCCGGCGACAAGCCCCGGAGCTTCGCGCCCCGCGGTGACCGCCCCGATTCCGATCGCGGACCGCGTTCGCGCGGCGGCGACGACTTCCCGCTCCGCGAACCGTCCGAGCGCGCGCCGCGGTCGTACTCGCCCCGCGAAGGTGGCGACAAGGCGCGCGGGTACGTGCCGCGGGCGAGCGCGGACAAGCCGCGCGGGTTCGCGCCGCGTGGTGGCAGTGACAAGCCGCGCGGCTTCGCCCCGCGTGGTGACGGCGACAAGCCCCGTGGCTTCGCCCCGCGCGGCGACAAGCCGCGTGGCCCGCGTCGCGACGACGATCGCGGCCCGCGGGGTCCGAGGGGCCCGCGGTGAGCGGCGGGTTCCAACTCACTGGCGGTTGGATGGAGGTCATCGCCGGCGTGATGTTCAGCGGGAAGAGCGAGGAGCTCATCCGCCGCGTCCGCCGGGCGATGATCGCCAAGAAGCGTGTCCAGGTCTTCAAGTCGCATCTCGATGACCGGTATGCCGGCGGCGTCTACGCCGTCGGCAGCCACGACGGCCGGACCATCGAGGCCCTACCGGTGGATTCGTCGCACCAGGTCGCGCTCCGGCTCGACCCGCTCGCGCAGGTGGTCGCGATCGACGAGGTGCAGTTCCTCGACGCCGGGATCGTGCAGCTCGCGTGCGACCTCGCGTTGCGCGGCCGTCGCGTCATCCTCGCCGGCACCGACACCGATTTCCGCGGCGAGCCGTTCGGTCCCATGCCGCAACTGATGTGCGTGGCCGAGGTGGTGGACAAGCTGCACGCGATCTGCGTGCTCTGTGGCAGCCCGGCGAGCCGCAACCAGCGCCTCATCAATGGGAAGCCGGCCGCGTACGATTCGCCGATCGTGATGGTCGGCGGGGCCGAAGCGTACGAGGCGCGCTGTCGTGCCTGTCACGCCGTCGCCCCGGCGGACGCCGGCCAGCTCCGGCTCGACGGCGCGGACTGACCAGGGATCCCGCGCGTCTCAGCGCGGGATCAGCAGCTCCTCGAAGTACGCCACGGCCCGCGCGTCCCCCGACTGCCCGAGCCAGAAGATCGCCGACCGTCGCATCTCCGGATCGCGATGCGCCCTGGCGATCCGCAGCAGCGCGGGGACCGACTCGTCCGCGGGTCGCTGCGAGAGCGAGAACACGGCGGTCTTCCGGATCTCGCGATCCCCGTTCGGGTCGTCGACGATCTCCTGCAGGCCGCGCGTCGCGGCCTCGGCCGCTCCCTGCCCCACCCAGAAGACCGCATCGTTGCGGACCGACCGCGGGCGACGGGCATCGCGGGCGAGCGCGAGCAGGCGTCGCCAGGGCTCCGCCCCTTCGGCCAGCATCGCCGGGAAGATCGCCGACTTCGCGGGCTGTTCCGGCGCCGTCTCGGCGAGCGTCAGGAGGAACTCCGTCGCCTGGGCCGCGGGTACCGCACCGAGGTCCGCGGTCGCTGCGCCGCGCCAGCGACCGCCGACGTACGCACGCACCTCGGTCACCGACCCTGACGCGATGTCGAGCGCGATCCGCACCGGCCCGGGCTCGCACTCGTCCTGCCACTCGCGCTCGGCGAACTCCCCTCGCGCGATGCGCGGCGCGCCCTCTCGCCGCATCTGGATGTTCCCGCGCCCATTGCCGCATACCCCATCGGCCGCGGGGAACTCGAACCGCACCGTGCCGCCACGCACCGCGCGAACGCGCGCGGCCAGATCCTGCGCCTCGGCGCGCGTGGCGACCGCGGCCCCCACGAGCGCGCCGATCACGCCGAGCCCATGCGACACCCTCCGCCACGCCGGTCGCCGCACGGTCGTGCGGCGGGCCGCCCCGATCCCGGTCACCGTCGCCACTCAGCGGTTGATGAGTTCTTCGAGGAACTTCGCCGCACGCGGGTCCTGCGACTGGCTGAGCCAGAAGACGGCCTGCTTGCGGAGCTCGCGGTCCGGCTCCTTTCGGGCGATGTCGATCAACTTGGTGATGGCGTCATCCCCACGCCGCTGCGACAGCGTGAAGATCACCTGTTCGCGCAGCTCGCGATCGTCGCCAGCGGAGTCGTAGACCTCGGCGAGATCCTTGACCGGCACCCCGCCCTGCCCCGCCCAGAAGAGCGCGGACTTGCGCATCTCGTTCGACAGCGAGCGATCCTTGGCGCGCGCGAGGAGGAAGCGCGAATTCTCCGGCGACGGATGCTGCGACAGGGAGAAGATGATCTTCTCCTGGACCTCCGAGGCGCGGACCGTCGGGAAGAGTTCGCGCAGGAAGGCCGAGTGCTCGCCGTCCCCCGACTCGCCGAGCCAGAAGATCGCCTCGGCGCGGACCTCCGGATCGACGTCCTCGCGCCGGACGAACTCCCGGAGCGCGCGTCCGCTACGCGGCGTCTCGCTCTGGGCGAGCGAGAAGAGCGCCTTCTTCTGCATCTCGCGATCGGCGGACTTGTCGAGCAGGATCGCCTCGAGCACCTCGGCGGCGCGCTCGCTCCCCGTCTGCGAGAGCCAGAAGACCGCGTCCTCGCGCGTGCGGCGGTCGGGATCGGTCTTCGCGACCTCAACGAGGATGTCCGCCGCCGCGTCCCCTTCCTGCTGCGAAACGAGGAAGACCGCCTTGCGCCGCAGGATCTCCGAGCACTTGTCGCGCCGCTGCAGGACGCGCTTGAGGATCGGAAGCGCCTGATCGCCATTCATCTGCATGAGCGCGTTGAGCGCCTCGATGCGCTCGTCGTCGATCGCCCCTTCACAGCCGGGCGGGATGTCGCCCTGCTCCCCCTCGAACCCACCGCGAAGATGCGCGAGCTCCGCGCGGGCCTCCGCCAGACCGGCACGCATCGCCGGCTCCACGGCGGCGAGCGCCGCGCGCATCGCCGGTTCCGCCTCGGCGAGCGCGCGGGCGGTCGCCGCCACACTCACGGAGGCGATCTCGTCCGCCAGCTCGGCCACGTCCACCGCGGCGGCGGCGTCGCCGCCGCGCGCGAGCCGCCCCTTCAGGCGCGTGAGCAACGCGCCCGACTCGCCGGACTTGAGCGTCTGCGCGTTCCCGTAGTCGTCCTTCTGTCGCTCGAGCGCCGCGACCGCGCGCCGGAGGTCCGACTGCCGGCCGAGGCGCTGCAGCGCGAACGCCTCCCAGTAGAGGGCGTCACCCGCATAGGCGGAGCGCGGATAGCGGTCGACGATCTCGCGGAACGACTCCGCGGCGCGATCCCACGATTCGTCGGAGATGGCGATGCGCCCGCGCCGCCAAAGCGAGTCGCCGGTGTCCGCAGGCGCCCAGGAGGCGGCGGGGAGTCGCGGGTCGGCCGCATGCGACTGCGTGACGACCGCGGTGCCGGCCGTGAGCGCGGCGACGAGCGAGAGTGCGATGAGCTTCATGGTGGTGTGTCCTCAGGTTCCGGTCGCGCCAGAGCGCAACCGCGTCAGGAGCTGGGTCTTCTCGAGCGTGCGATCGAGCATGTCGCGGTCCTCGTCGATGCGGCCGCTGCGTTGCACCAGCTGCACGAGCACCGTCTCGAGGTCCTCGAGCAGTCGCCGCCGGAGCGGGTCGTCACCCGCGGGGGAGTCGAGGAGGAGCCGCGTATTGGTGAGCACGTCCTTCGCCCACCGGGCGGTGAGGGAGTCCATCATGGCGTCGCGCGGCATCGCGGCGACGACCGCCACGAGCGCCTCGGCACGCGTGAGATGCTGCTGTGAAGCGACGGAGTAGGTACCGGAGTTGCCGCCGCGTCGCGAGAGCGTTCCCGCGCCCGACAGTGCGGGTGCCGGCACAGGTCCGGTCGTGGATTCGGGCGCGCGCCGGCCGTCAGCGGCGAAGCGGACCGCCGCGCCGCGCGGAGCCTGCGCGTGCTCGATCGCCGCGCCGGTCGAGGTGGACGCCGCGGTCTCGCCACTCGGCACGCCCGACGTCGCGAGGTCCGGCACGCGTGTCGTGAGGCCGGAGGTGGCATCCGTTCCCGACCTCAGCGCATAGCGGCCGATGCCGACCCCCAGCAGGAGCGTGGCGGCCATGCCGATCCAGGGCGCCGCGCGCATCGGTCGGCGCGGCGAGAGGGGGAGCGCGGGCGGAGTGGCCGGTGCGACCACCGGCGCCGGTGCCTGGCGGCGCGCGGCGCGCGCTTCGGCGATCTGCGCCCACATCGCGTCGCGCGGCACCTCGGCCGGCGGCGCGTGGTACGCGCGCGCCTCCCGATCCAGGAATGCCTCGAACCTGTCGTCGTCGTGCGTCATGAGGCCCACTCCCCCGCGAACTCCGCCAATGCCGTGCGCAGCTTGGCCCGCGCCCGGAACAACTGTGCCTTGCTGGTGCCGGGTTGGATGCCCAGCGCCGTCCCGATCTCCTCGTGCGTGAAGCCTTCCACGTCGTGCATCACGAACACCGTCCGATAGCCATCCGGCAGCGCGTCGATCGCCGCGCGCATCCGGTGCTTCAGGTCCGGCTCCGACTCGCGCGCACTGATCGTCACCTCCGGCAGCTCGTCCCCGCCGATCTCCCGGCCATGGATCCGCCTGACCTTCTTGAGCCCGTTCAGGATCACCGAGACCGCGATCGTGTGCAGCCAGGTCGAAAGGGCGCTGTCGCCCCGGAAGTCGGTGAGCCGTTCGAAGGCCCGGATGAACGTGTCCTGCGTGAAGTCCCGTGCCAGCGTCTCGTCGCCGGACATCCGGTAGGCGAGACGATACACGCGATCCACGTGCGCGTCGTAGAGCTCGCGCTCCGCCCGCACGTCCCCCTGCAGCACCGCAGCGATGATCTCGGGTTCGGTCACGGCGGGGGGTGGGGTGGGGCGCTGGCTCGTGGACGTCCCAGAGACAGGGGGTCCGCGAAAAGGGTTGCGCGGGGCGCGGACGCGAAAGGGGCGGGACCGGCCGTTCGGCCGTGTCCCGCCCCTACGGCCCCGGCGTCGGGGCGGTGTCGGCCGGCGCGCCGGGGCGTTCCGCCCTACAGGACCCTGCCCTTCAGGCGGAGGAGGAGCGTCCGGATCTTCGTCGGCGTGTTCGCCTGGCTCGCGTCCACCTCGAGTGACCGCACGAACGCGTAGCGGTTCGTCAGCGGGAAGAACGGCGGACGGTTCTGCGTCGCCTGGCAGCGATCGGGGGTGTGCAGCGTGCGGAACCCCGAGTTGGTGACCGAGCTCGAGTAGACGGACGAATAAGTCCGCATCGCCAGCCCACCGGTGACGGCGAAGCAGCCGCCATTGGAGTCGGTCGACCCCGCGCCGTCGTCGGGGCACGGGAGCTGCGCCGAGTTCGCCCCCTGTGTCACGTTCGGCTGCTCGACACCGACCGTGCCCGTGAGGCTCATCAGGTTCGCCTGCACGGAGAAGCGGGGCTCCCCGCCGAAGTGACCCGAGATGCTCGAGCCGAGGAAGCTGGAGAGGCGCCGCACGCGCGAGGTGAGGCCGGAGACGACGAGGACGTCGCCTGTGGCGAGGAGCCCGAGGCGGTCAGTGCACGCGGCTTCGTCGGCGTCGTTGGGGTCACGTTGCTGGAGCAGCTGGTCGACGATCACCGCGCGCCCGGCGACGCGCAGCGTCACGGGGCCGGCGACGCGACCGCTCACGTAGACCGGGCCGCTCGTGGCGCTGATGACGCCGCGCGCATTGGTGTTGTATGCGCTGTGCAGGGGCCAGAGGTACGGACGCTCGACCGACTGCACCACCGAGTCCGGGGCGGAGCCGATGGGCGTGCCCGCGAAGGCGCGCCAACTCCCGACGTCGAAGAGCGTACTGAAGACGCAACGCCCCGATCCGCTGCTGCTGACCTGGCACTGGCGACTGCGGATCGAGAAGGTCGTGTCACTGCCGCCGTATCCGTTGGGGGAACTCAGGGGCCATCCACCGGGCGGCG
This window of the Gemmatimonadota bacterium genome carries:
- a CDS encoding thymidine kinase, producing MEVIAGVMFSGKSEELIRRVRRAMIAKKRVQVFKSHLDDRYAGGVYAVGSHDGRTIEALPVDSSHQVALRLDPLAQVVAIDEVQFLDAGIVQLACDLALRGRRVILAGTDTDFRGEPFGPMPQLMCVAEVVDKLHAICVLCGSPASRNQRLINGKPAAYDSPIVMVGGAEAYEARCRACHAVAPADAGQLRLDGAD
- a CDS encoding HEAT repeat domain-containing protein; this translates as MTGIGAARRTTVRRPAWRRVSHGLGVIGALVGAAVATRAEAQDLAARVRAVRGGTVRFEFPAADGVCGNGRGNIQMRREGAPRIARGEFAEREWQDECEPGPVRIALDIASGSVTEVRAYVGGRWRGAATADLGAVPAAQATEFLLTLAETAPEQPAKSAIFPAMLAEGAEPWRRLLALARDARRPRSVRNDAVFWVGQGAAEAATRGLQEIVDDPNGDREIRKTAVFSLSQRPADESVPALLRIARAHRDPEMRRSAIFWLGQSGDARAVAYFEELLIPR
- a CDS encoding HEAT repeat domain-containing protein is translated as MKLIALSLVAALTAGTAVVTQSHAADPRLPAASWAPADTGDSLWRRGRIAISDESWDRAAESFREIVDRYPRSAYAGDALYWEAFALQRLGRQSDLRRAVAALERQKDDYGNAQTLKSGESGALLTRLKGRLARGGDAAAAVDVAELADEIASVSVAATARALAEAEPAMRAALAAVEPAMRAGLAEARAELAHLRGGFEGEQGDIPPGCEGAIDDERIEALNALMQMNGDQALPILKRVLQRRDKCSEILRRKAVFLVSQQEGDAAADILVEVAKTDPDRRTREDAVFWLSQTGSERAAEVLEAILLDKSADREMQKKALFSLAQSETPRSGRALREFVRREDVDPEVRAEAIFWLGESGDGEHSAFLRELFPTVRASEVQEKIIFSLSQHPSPENSRFLLARAKDRSLSNEMRKSALFWAGQGGVPVKDLAEVYDSAGDDRELREQVIFTLSQRRGDDAITKLIDIARKEPDRELRKQAVFWLSQSQDPRAAKFLEELINR
- a CDS encoding RNA polymerase sigma factor, which codes for MTEPEIIAAVLQGDVRAERELYDAHVDRVYRLAYRMSGDETLARDFTQDTFIRAFERLTDFRGDSALSTWLHTIAVSVILNGLKKVRRIHGREIGGDELPEVTISARESEPDLKHRMRAAIDALPDGYRTVFVMHDVEGFTHEEIGTALGIQPGTSKAQLFRARAKLRTALAEFAGEWAS